A stretch of the bacterium SCSIO 12827 genome encodes the following:
- a CDS encoding PhoH family protein, which produces MAPSTGGGPAAAMVTEQMTFANNGLAAALFGSHHAHLAQIEQGLGVTIHARGNEVAITGDGSAVDRTAAILAALYDRLKHGHSVDAPEVDAMLRMSNGARGGDGDPKEGLKDAGVAVHTRNKVITARTSTQADYLGAIDECPLVFGQGPAGTGKTYLAVAKAVERLVQGRVDRIILSRPAVEAGEQLGFLPGDMREKVDPYLRPLYDALYDMLPQQQVEKRLESGEIEVAPLAFMRGRTLSNAFVILDEAQNTTPVQMKMFLTRLGENSCMVVTGDLSQVDLPRGIRSGLRDAQEVLIGTKGIRFVEFTEQDVVRHPLVSRIVHAYQNVETSRRAGARYEHYESEREQSDE; this is translated from the coding sequence ATGGCCCCGTCCACCGGGGGTGGCCCCGCCGCGGCCATGGTGACGGAACAGATGACCTTCGCCAACAATGGGCTCGCAGCGGCGCTGTTCGGCTCCCACCACGCCCATCTGGCGCAGATCGAACAGGGCCTGGGCGTGACCATCCATGCCCGCGGCAACGAAGTCGCGATCACCGGCGACGGGTCCGCGGTGGATCGCACGGCGGCGATCCTGGCCGCTCTTTACGACCGCCTGAAACACGGCCACAGCGTTGACGCGCCGGAAGTCGACGCCATGCTGCGCATGTCCAATGGTGCCCGCGGCGGTGACGGCGACCCCAAGGAAGGGCTGAAGGATGCCGGCGTCGCGGTGCATACCCGTAACAAGGTGATCACCGCCCGGACCTCGACCCAGGCCGATTATCTGGGCGCCATCGACGAATGCCCCCTGGTGTTCGGCCAGGGCCCGGCGGGGACGGGTAAGACCTATCTGGCCGTGGCCAAGGCGGTCGAACGTCTGGTCCAGGGCCGGGTCGACCGCATCATCCTGTCGCGCCCGGCGGTCGAGGCCGGCGAGCAGCTTGGCTTTCTGCCCGGCGACATGCGCGAAAAGGTCGATCCCTACCTGCGCCCGCTGTACGACGCGCTGTATGACATGCTGCCGCAGCAGCAGGTGGAAAAGCGTCTGGAAAGCGGCGAAATCGAAGTCGCGCCGCTCGCCTTCATGCGCGGCCGCACGTTGTCCAACGCGTTTGTCATCCTGGACGAGGCGCAGAACACCACGCCCGTGCAGATGAAGATGTTCCTGACCCGGCTGGGCGAAAATTCCTGCATGGTGGTGACCGGCGATCTCAGCCAGGTCGATCTGCCGCGGGGCATCCGGTCGGGTCTGCGCGACGCCCAGGAAGTGCTGATCGGCACCAAGGGCATCCGCTTTGTCGAATTCACGGAACAGGACGTTGTCCGCCACCCGCTGGTGTCGCGCATCGTCCATGCCTATCAGAACGTGGAAACCTCGCGCCGCGCTGGCGCGCGATATGAGCATTATGAAAGCGAACGCGAACAGAGCGACGAATGA
- the ybeY gene encoding rRNA maturation RNase YbeY: MPEPALEIAVDIASPEWAVLGDAETIAERALAAAYGALDHGADVGPAEVSLVLADDDMVATLNHDYRGKDGPTNVLSFPQQDGDASPAGGLPGMPAMLGDVVIAFGVTAAEARDQGIPLADHLSHLCVHGMLHLLGFDHIDADEADRMERLETDILGGLGVPDPYGKER; the protein is encoded by the coding sequence ATGCCCGAACCGGCATTGGAGATCGCAGTCGACATCGCGTCCCCCGAATGGGCGGTGCTCGGCGATGCCGAGACGATTGCCGAACGCGCCCTGGCCGCCGCCTATGGGGCGCTGGACCATGGGGCGGATGTCGGCCCGGCCGAAGTCTCATTGGTGCTGGCCGATGACGACATGGTGGCGACGCTCAACCACGATTACCGGGGCAAGGACGGGCCGACCAACGTGTTGTCGTTTCCGCAACAGGACGGCGATGCCTCGCCCGCGGGGGGGCTGCCCGGCATGCCCGCGATGCTGGGCGATGTGGTCATCGCCTTCGGCGTCACGGCAGCCGAGGCGCGGGACCAGGGCATTCCCCTGGCTGACCACTTATCGCATCTTTGTGTCCATGGTATGCTGCACCTTCTGGGTTTTGACCATATCGACGCGGACGAAGCCGACAGGATGGAACGGCTGGAAACGGATATCCTCGGGGGCCTCGGCGTCCCCGATCCATATGGAAAGGAGCGGTGA
- a CDS encoding HlyC/CorC family transporter, which translates to MNDQSSSPQPRESGATPHSSSQESQTPQAEARGPSLWQRLTRRLRGGGQNGSVREALEEIIEERAEPAAPIGDDERALLSNILNLRGLTVEDVMVPRADIVAVEADTPLSEIVRIIGEQGHSRLPVYRGTLDDVIGMAHIKDLFLWEGHEKDFKLSEHLRRILFVAPSMEVLELLLEMRARRSHMALVVDEYGGVDGLVTIEDLVEEIIGEIEDEHDRTSEPVLKENPDGSYTADARVEIEALEEKVGAFATDEEREYIDTLGGLVFALAGRVPIRSELVTHPSGYEFEILQADPRRVHRLRVRRRAADDKDTKTE; encoded by the coding sequence ATGAACGATCAATCATCGAGTCCCCAGCCCCGGGAATCCGGGGCGACCCCCCATTCCTCTTCGCAGGAATCCCAGACCCCGCAGGCTGAGGCGCGCGGCCCCTCCCTGTGGCAGCGCCTGACCCGTCGGCTCCGCGGCGGCGGGCAGAACGGATCCGTCCGCGAAGCGCTTGAGGAAATCATCGAGGAACGGGCCGAGCCCGCCGCCCCCATCGGCGACGACGAACGGGCACTTCTGTCCAACATCCTCAACCTGCGCGGCCTCACCGTCGAGGACGTCATGGTGCCGCGCGCCGACATCGTTGCGGTCGAGGCGGATACCCCGCTTAGCGAGATCGTGCGCATCATCGGCGAACAGGGCCATTCACGCCTGCCGGTCTATCGGGGCACCTTGGATGACGTCATCGGCATGGCCCATATCAAGGACCTGTTCCTTTGGGAAGGCCATGAAAAGGACTTCAAGTTGTCCGAACATCTGCGCCGCATCCTGTTCGTGGCGCCCTCCATGGAGGTTCTCGAACTGCTGCTGGAAATGCGCGCCCGGCGCTCGCACATGGCGTTGGTGGTTGATGAATACGGCGGCGTCGACGGCCTGGTGACCATTGAGGATCTGGTCGAGGAAATCATCGGCGAGATCGAGGACGAACACGACCGCACGTCCGAACCGGTGCTCAAGGAAAACCCCGACGGTTCCTACACCGCAGACGCCCGGGTCGAGATCGAGGCCCTGGAGGAAAAGGTCGGCGCCTTCGCCACGGACGAGGAGCGGGAATACATCGACACCCTGGGTGGACTGGTCTTCGCCCTGGCCGGCCGCGTGCCGATCCGCAGCGAACTGGTTACCCATCCCTCGGGCTACGAGTTCGAGATTCTTCAGGCCGATCCCCGGCGGGTGCACCGCCTGCGGGTGCGCCGCCGCGCCGCGGACGACAAGGACACGAAAACCGAATGA
- the lnt gene encoding apolipoprotein N-acyltransferase — protein MTVALTGVRRLHDLVVALTGWRRRGFAAVLGVLAAGALPPLHLVFLLVPAFVGLIWLVASRRHFRGALADGWWFGAGHAAAGTFWVSHSLTIDLARHGWLIPIAVLGFAAVLGLFPALAAGLLHRLRRTGAAPGGGDALILAGVWTGTEWLRGWLFTGFPWNLMGTVWTFADAMIQPASMFGVFGLSLITVWAAATPASLAGPRRRPWLATAFAAAFLAGVWGGGLWRLAGAETAFAPGVHLRLVQPNIAQADKWRPGLRAGHVTRQIELSLNPKGLNGDPAALQDREPTPEPTHVIWAETAVPYVLGREPVLLRALSHATPIAGALMTGSLRIEDAPGGPPRVYNSLYVMEASGRVALTYDKHHLVPFGEYVPFQDWLGFLKITQGRGNFTPGPGPRVLEVKGLPPFSPLICYEVIFPHAVLPPAGENVDGPRARWLLNITNDAWFGVSPGPYQHLAAARLRSVEEGLPLVRVANTGISAVIDPWGRTVVALGLGQVGAIDAGLPEPIEARTLFSRVGNALALVLAGLFAALGYLAQRRADAGESPSAA, from the coding sequence ATGACCGTGGCCCTGACGGGGGTCCGGCGCCTGCATGACCTTGTCGTGGCCTTGACGGGTTGGCGGCGGCGGGGCTTCGCCGCAGTACTCGGTGTGTTGGCGGCGGGGGCGCTGCCGCCGCTTCATCTGGTCTTCCTTTTGGTGCCTGCCTTCGTCGGCCTGATCTGGCTGGTCGCGTCGCGTCGACATTTCCGGGGGGCGCTCGCCGACGGCTGGTGGTTCGGCGCCGGTCATGCGGCGGCCGGCACGTTCTGGGTTTCTCATTCCCTGACCATCGACCTTGCCCGCCACGGCTGGCTGATCCCCATTGCCGTGCTTGGTTTCGCGGCCGTGCTTGGTCTGTTTCCGGCCCTGGCGGCGGGGCTTCTGCACCGGCTGCGCCGTACGGGCGCGGCCCCCGGCGGCGGCGACGCGCTGATCCTGGCCGGGGTCTGGACGGGTACGGAATGGCTGCGCGGCTGGTTGTTCACGGGCTTTCCCTGGAACCTCATGGGCACGGTATGGACTTTCGCCGACGCGATGATCCAGCCGGCGTCGATGTTCGGCGTGTTCGGTCTCAGCCTGATCACGGTCTGGGCCGCGGCGACCCCGGCGTCCCTTGCCGGGCCGAGGCGGCGGCCGTGGCTGGCGACCGCCTTCGCGGCGGCTTTCCTGGCGGGTGTGTGGGGCGGCGGTCTGTGGCGTCTCGCCGGGGCGGAGACGGCGTTCGCTCCGGGTGTTCATCTGCGTCTGGTGCAGCCCAACATCGCCCAGGCGGACAAATGGCGGCCGGGCCTGCGGGCAGGCCATGTCACCCGGCAGATTGAATTGAGCCTCAACCCCAAGGGCCTGAACGGCGACCCGGCGGCGCTGCAGGACCGGGAACCGACACCTGAGCCCACCCATGTCATTTGGGCCGAAACGGCGGTGCCCTACGTGCTGGGGCGCGAACCGGTGCTGCTGCGCGCGTTGTCCCATGCCACGCCCATCGCCGGCGCCTTGATGACCGGCTCATTGCGTATCGAGGACGCGCCCGGCGGCCCGCCCCGGGTTTACAACAGCCTTTATGTGATGGAGGCGTCGGGCCGCGTCGCTCTGACCTATGACAAGCACCACCTGGTGCCGTTCGGCGAGTACGTGCCGTTTCAGGACTGGCTGGGCTTCCTCAAGATCACGCAGGGACGGGGCAATTTTACGCCCGGCCCGGGCCCCCGGGTGCTCGAGGTCAAGGGCCTGCCGCCGTTTTCGCCGCTCATCTGTTACGAGGTGATCTTCCCCCATGCCGTGTTGCCGCCTGCCGGCGAAAACGTCGATGGTCCCCGCGCGCGCTGGCTGTTGAACATCACCAACGACGCCTGGTTCGGGGTCTCGCCCGGCCCCTATCAGCATCTCGCCGCCGCCCGCCTGCGCAGCGTCGAGGAAGGCCTGCCACTGGTCCGCGTGGCCAACACGGGGATTTCGGCCGTCATCGATCCCTGGGGCCGCACGGTCGTCGCTCTGGGGCTTGGCCAGGTCGGTGCGATCGACGCCGGCCTGCCCGAACCGATCGAGGCCCGAACCCTATTTTCCCGGGTCGGAAACGCCCTGGCGCTGGTTCTGGCGGGCCTGTTCGCGGCCCTTGGATATCTGGCTCAACGCCGGGCTGATGCGGGTGAATCCCCCTCCGCAGCCTAG
- the metK gene encoding methionine adenosyltransferase, whose translation MTLSNYLFTSESVSEGHPDKVSDRISDAVLDEFIRRDPLNCRLGCETFTTTNRIIVGGEGRCGDDGRGPMFDADGDADAALIEKIARDCVKDIGYEQEGFHWESAKVQVYLHGQSADIAQGVDSAGNKDEGAGDQGIMFGFACTETEELMPAPIHFSHQILKKMADARHAGKTPGLLPDSKSQVTLQYENGKPVRATSVVVSTQHTDNLSTDEVREMVRPFVESVLPEGWMCDDEELYVNPTGRFVIGGPDGDVGLTGRKIIVDTYGGAAPHGGGAFSGKDPTKVDRSAAYGARYLAKNVVAAGLADKCVIQLAYAIGVSKPLSVYVDTQGTGRVAEEQISAKLQEMVNLSPRGIREHLELNKPIYARTAAYGHFGRKPDADGGFSWEKTDLVDGLKAAFGA comes from the coding sequence GTGACTCTATCCAACTATCTGTTTACGTCCGAATCCGTTTCAGAAGGCCACCCCGATAAGGTGTCCGACCGCATTTCCGATGCGGTGCTCGACGAATTCATCCGCCGCGACCCCCTGAACTGCCGTCTCGGCTGCGAGACCTTCACCACGACCAACCGCATCATCGTCGGCGGCGAAGGCCGCTGCGGCGACGACGGGCGTGGCCCGATGTTCGACGCCGACGGCGACGCCGACGCCGCGCTGATCGAAAAGATCGCGCGCGACTGCGTGAAGGACATCGGCTACGAACAGGAAGGCTTCCACTGGGAGAGCGCGAAGGTTCAGGTCTATCTGCACGGCCAGTCCGCGGACATCGCCCAGGGCGTCGATTCCGCCGGCAACAAGGACGAAGGTGCCGGCGACCAGGGCATCATGTTCGGCTTCGCCTGCACGGAAACCGAAGAACTGATGCCGGCGCCCATCCATTTCTCGCACCAGATCCTGAAGAAAATGGCCGACGCGCGCCATGCCGGCAAGACGCCGGGTCTGCTGCCCGATTCCAAAAGCCAGGTCACCCTGCAGTACGAGAACGGCAAGCCCGTGCGCGCGACCTCGGTCGTCGTCTCGACCCAGCACACGGACAACCTGTCCACGGACGAGGTCCGCGAAATGGTCCGCCCGTTCGTGGAAAGCGTCCTGCCCGAGGGCTGGATGTGTGATGACGAGGAACTGTACGTCAACCCGACGGGCCGTTTCGTCATCGGTGGGCCCGACGGTGACGTCGGCCTGACCGGCCGTAAGATCATCGTCGATACCTACGGCGGGGCGGCGCCCCACGGCGGTGGCGCCTTCTCCGGCAAGGATCCGACGAAGGTCGACCGCTCGGCCGCCTACGGGGCGCGCTATCTGGCGAAGAACGTGGTCGCCGCCGGCCTTGCTGACAAATGCGTTATTCAGCTGGCCTACGCCATCGGCGTGTCCAAGCCGCTGTCGGTCTATGTCGATACGCAGGGGACGGGCCGCGTCGCCGAGGAGCAGATTTCCGCCAAGCTGCAGGAAATGGTCAACCTCAGCCCGCGCGGCATCCGCGAGCATCTGGAACTGAACAAGCCGATCTACGCCCGCACCGCGGCCTACGGTCACTTCGGCCGCAAGCCGGATGCCGACGGCGGCTTTTCCTGGGAAAAGACCGACCTGGTCGACGGCCTGAAGGCGGCCTTCGGGGCCTAA
- the trmB gene encoding tRNA (guanosine(46)-N7)-methyltransferase TrmB, protein MNPEEQPRFYGRRRGKRLRPGRSALVANLLPTLRVPSGGGPLDPAGLFDGEKSAYWMEIGFGAGEHLADQAQAHPDIGFIGCEPFVNGVATLLAQITDRSLDNIRLHDDDARQLLPRLTPGSIDRVYLLYSDPWPKKRHWNRRFVQRETLDQLARILAPGGLFRFATDHMGHARWALGLAANHPEFEWTARGPEDWRTRWADGYPTRYEEKGLAGPHRVYLEFRRRGG, encoded by the coding sequence ATGAATCCTGAGGAACAACCACGGTTTTACGGCCGGCGGCGGGGCAAGCGCCTCCGCCCCGGCCGTAGCGCCCTGGTCGCCAACCTGCTGCCGACCCTGCGCGTGCCGTCCGGGGGCGGGCCGCTTGATCCGGCCGGCCTGTTCGACGGTGAAAAATCCGCCTATTGGATGGAAATCGGCTTCGGCGCCGGCGAACACCTGGCCGATCAGGCCCAGGCCCATCCCGACATCGGCTTCATCGGTTGTGAGCCTTTCGTCAACGGCGTGGCGACCCTCCTCGCCCAGATCACCGACCGGTCGCTGGACAATATCCGCCTGCATGATGACGACGCGCGCCAATTGCTGCCGCGCCTAACGCCGGGGTCGATCGATCGCGTTTATCTGCTTTATTCCGACCCCTGGCCCAAGAAACGCCATTGGAACCGCCGGTTCGTGCAGCGGGAAACCCTGGATCAATTGGCCCGCATCCTGGCGCCCGGCGGCCTGTTCCGCTTCGCGACCGACCATATGGGCCATGCCCGCTGGGCCCTGGGCCTGGCGGCCAACCATCCGGAATTCGAATGGACGGCGCGGGGGCCGGAGGATTGGCGCACCCGCTGGGCCGACGGATATCCCACCCGCTACGAGGAAAAGGGTCTGGCCGGCCCGCACCGGGTCTATCTGGAGTTCCGTCGTCGGGGCGGGTAA
- the rimP gene encoding ribosome maturation factor RimP — MCFCTRCFAVADRAADDRNPDHVTLEQRIAEIIRPAIEDLGFELVRVLVSGQRNKKLQVMAEPKDGSAMNVDHCAVISRTVSALLDVEDPIDDAYVLEVSSPGIDRPLVKLADFARYAGFDARVEMDVPVEGRRRFSGRLLGVDGTDVVMDVTEGEVRLPFADIQKSKLLMTDELIAAHQQADG, encoded by the coding sequence TTGTGTTTTTGTACCAGGTGCTTCGCGGTCGCCGACCGGGCCGCGGACGATAGGAACCCCGACCACGTGACCTTGGAACAACGCATCGCCGAGATCATCCGCCCGGCCATCGAGGATTTGGGCTTCGAGCTTGTCCGCGTCCTGGTGTCCGGCCAGCGCAACAAGAAGCTGCAGGTCATGGCCGAACCCAAGGACGGATCGGCCATGAACGTCGATCATTGCGCGGTCATCTCGCGCACCGTGTCGGCGCTTTTGGATGTGGAAGATCCGATCGACGACGCCTATGTGCTTGAGGTCTCATCGCCCGGCATCGACCGGCCGCTGGTCAAGCTGGCCGATTTCGCCCGTTACGCCGGGTTCGATGCGCGCGTTGAAATGGACGTCCCCGTCGAAGGCCGGCGCCGGTTTTCCGGCCGCCTTCTCGGTGTCGACGGCACGGACGTGGTGATGGACGTGACGGAAGGCGAGGTTCGCCTGCCCTTCGCCGACATTCAGAAATCAAAACTGCTGATGACCGATGAATTGATCGCGGCCCATCAGCAGGCGGACGGATAG
- the nusA gene encoding transcription termination/antitermination protein NusA, producing MQNEAVHARPELLAAADQAARDKGIERDEVLEAMEQAIQKAGRSKYGHEHDIRAVIDRVSGAITLARFLEVVENAEAVENEITQLTLEQAKQRKADAVVGEFLIDPLPPIDFGRIAAQTAKQVIVQKVREAERKRQYEEYQDRIGEVVNGLVKRIEYGNVIVDLGRAEALLRRDESIPREHFSNGDRVRAYIMDVREETRGPQIFLSRTHPQFMAALFKQEVPEIYDGIIEIKSVARDPGSRAKIAVQSHDSSIDPVGPCIGMRGSRVQAVVGELQGEKIDIIQWSPDEAAFIVNALAPAEVSKVVMDQDAHRIEVVVPDDQLSLAIGRRGQNVRLASQLSGWDIDIFTEAEESERRNEEFRARSALFVEALDVDDVIAHLLVTEGFSKVEEVAFVQIEDLTDIEGFDEDVASELQTRAQTYLETRDAEFDAKRRELGVEDDLAEIEGITNELMVALGENGVKSRDDLGDLAGDELLEIAPQGTMTLDAANQIIMAARAHWFADEEAAEGDAGAEAAADESGDAPQAP from the coding sequence ATGCAAAACGAAGCCGTCCACGCCCGCCCGGAACTGCTAGCCGCCGCCGATCAGGCCGCCCGTGACAAGGGCATCGAGCGGGACGAGGTCCTGGAAGCCATGGAACAGGCGATCCAGAAGGCCGGGCGCTCCAAATACGGGCATGAACACGACATCCGCGCGGTCATCGACCGCGTGTCGGGCGCGATCACCCTGGCCCGTTTCCTGGAGGTCGTCGAAAATGCCGAGGCCGTCGAGAACGAAATCACCCAGCTGACCCTGGAACAGGCCAAGCAGCGCAAGGCCGATGCGGTGGTCGGCGAATTCCTGATCGATCCCCTGCCGCCCATCGACTTCGGGCGCATCGCCGCCCAGACCGCCAAGCAGGTCATCGTCCAGAAGGTCCGGGAGGCCGAGCGCAAGCGCCAGTACGAAGAATACCAGGACCGCATCGGCGAGGTCGTCAACGGCCTGGTCAAGCGCATCGAATACGGCAACGTGATCGTCGACCTGGGCCGCGCCGAGGCGCTGCTGCGCCGGGATGAATCGATCCCGCGCGAGCATTTCTCCAACGGCGACCGGGTGCGTGCCTATATCATGGACGTGCGTGAGGAAACCCGCGGACCGCAGATCTTCCTGTCGCGTACGCATCCGCAGTTCATGGCGGCCCTGTTCAAGCAGGAAGTGCCGGAAATCTACGACGGCATCATCGAAATCAAATCCGTGGCCCGCGATCCGGGTTCGCGCGCCAAGATCGCCGTGCAGTCGCATGACAGCTCCATCGATCCCGTCGGCCCCTGCATCGGCATGCGCGGTTCGCGCGTGCAGGCCGTGGTCGGCGAATTGCAGGGTGAAAAGATCGACATCATCCAGTGGTCGCCGGACGAGGCCGCCTTCATCGTCAATGCCCTGGCCCCGGCCGAAGTATCCAAGGTCGTCATGGATCAGGACGCCCACCGCATCGAAGTCGTGGTGCCCGACGATCAGCTGTCGCTGGCCATCGGCCGGCGCGGCCAGAACGTGCGCCTGGCCTCGCAGCTGTCGGGCTGGGACATCGACATCTTCACCGAGGCCGAGGAATCGGAACGCCGCAACGAGGAATTCCGCGCCCGTTCCGCCCTGTTCGTGGAGGCCCTCGACGTCGACGACGTGATCGCCCACCTGCTGGTCACCGAAGGCTTTTCCAAGGTCGAGGAAGTGGCCTTCGTGCAGATCGAGGACCTGACCGACATCGAAGGTTTCGATGAGGACGTGGCCAGCGAACTGCAGACCCGTGCCCAGACCTATCTGGAAACCCGCGATGCCGAGTTCGATGCCAAGCGCCGTGAACTGGGCGTCGAGGACGATCTTGCCGAAATCGAAGGCATCACCAACGAACTGATGGTGGCGCTGGGCGAGAACGGCGTGAAAAGCCGCGACGATCTGGGCGACCTGGCCGGTGACGAGCTTCTGGAAATCGCCCCCCAGGGCACGATGACGCTTGATGCCGCCAACCAGATCATCATGGCCGCCCGCGCCCATTGGTTCGCCGACGAAGAGGCGGCTGAGGGCGATGCAGGTGCGGAAGCCGCCGCGGACGAAAGCGGCGACGCGCCGCAGGCGCCCTAA
- a CDS encoding RNA-binding protein encodes MAPASDEDGGPVRRCAVTGEKKPVSELIRFVVGPDDCIVPDLAGNLPGRGIWLSARRDVVNTASEKNHFAKAAKRKVTVPPRLADDIEAQMVRRCMDALGLARRAGRVVAGFEKTDAWLRTAKRGLLVAARDGSEDGKSKLRALAPGLTQFTVLDAAELGRALGRDHVVHAAVASGGLADRLVFEQTRLLGFREGAPVGKTSPSQE; translated from the coding sequence ATGGCCCCGGCGTCAGATGAGGACGGCGGGCCCGTCCGCCGGTGCGCCGTCACCGGGGAAAAAAAGCCTGTCTCGGAACTCATCCGTTTCGTCGTCGGCCCCGACGATTGCATCGTTCCAGACCTGGCCGGCAACCTGCCCGGGCGGGGAATATGGTTGAGTGCCCGCCGCGATGTGGTAAATACAGCCAGCGAAAAGAACCATTTCGCCAAGGCGGCCAAGCGCAAGGTCACCGTTCCGCCCCGGTTGGCGGACGATATCGAGGCGCAGATGGTCCGCCGCTGCATGGATGCGCTGGGTTTGGCGCGCCGGGCGGGCCGGGTTGTCGCCGGGTTTGAAAAGACCGACGCCTGGCTGAGGACAGCCAAACGCGGTCTGTTGGTTGCGGCCCGGGACGGCAGCGAGGACGGAAAGTCCAAGCTGCGGGCCCTGGCGCCGGGACTGACGCAATTCACGGTCCTGGACGCAGCCGAATTGGGCCGCGCGCTGGGCCGGGACCATGTGGTCCACGCGGCGGTCGCGTCCGGTGGCTTGGCGGATCGCCTGGTCTTCGAACAAACCCGGCTTTTGGGGTTTCGCGAGGGCGCCCCGGTCGGAAAGACTTCTCCGTCGCAGGAATAG